One part of the Sphingobacterium sp. LZ7M1 genome encodes these proteins:
- a CDS encoding phosphoribosylaminoimidazolesuccinocarboxamide synthase, whose product MGLTIEGAGRSGLKMTTYFFEVLNKLGVPTHFISSDIEKVQMIVKDAKVFGKGLEVICRYRAVGSFLRRYAAYCEEGQALDSFVEVTIKDDERGDPVISEDALAMLGLLNNQQYQELKDLTKKICGIVKDELAKKGLELYDIKLEFGHDKTNNQIILIDEISGGNMRVYKDGKYVAPLELEKLFLS is encoded by the coding sequence GTGGGACTAACGATTGAAGGTGCCGGAAGATCTGGCCTTAAAATGACTACCTATTTCTTCGAGGTATTGAATAAACTGGGTGTGCCTACTCACTTTATCTCTTCAGATATCGAGAAAGTCCAGATGATCGTAAAAGATGCTAAGGTATTTGGTAAAGGTTTGGAGGTCATCTGCCGTTATAGAGCAGTTGGTTCCTTCCTTAGAAGATATGCTGCTTACTGCGAAGAAGGCCAAGCTTTGGATAGCTTTGTCGAAGTAACCATTAAGGATGATGAACGTGGTGATCCTGTTATTTCTGAAGATGCTTTGGCTATGTTGGGTCTGCTGAACAATCAGCAATACCAAGAATTAAAAGACTTGACCAAAAAAATCTGTGGCATCGTTAAGGATGAACTTGCTAAAAAAGGTCTTGAACTATACGATATCAAATTGGAATTCGGTCATGATAAAACCAACAATCAGATTATCCTGATCGATGAAATATCCGGAGGAAACATGAGAGTTTATAAGGATGGCAAATATGTCGCTCCTCTAGAACTTGAAAAGCTGTTCCTTTCCTAA
- a CDS encoding phosphoribosylaminoimidazolesuccinocarboxamide synthase, translating into MEKIYQGKTKDVYSLGDNQILLQFKDDVTGENGVLTLEQIQWD; encoded by the coding sequence ATGGAAAAAATCTATCAAGGAAAAACTAAAGACGTTTACAGTCTTGGCGATAACCAAATCCTATTACAGTTCAAAGACGATGTGACCGGTGAAAACGGCGTTTTGACCCTGGAGCAAATACAGTGGGACTAA
- a CDS encoding chaperone modulator CbpM, translating to MEKTLFRVIDICKTNNIERTFIQELHNNGLIEIIIQEEQEFLEEEQVLHVERFSTWHYELELNVQGIEVVNNLIDKIEELQRELRLLKLEK from the coding sequence ATGGAAAAGACATTATTTAGAGTAATCGACATCTGCAAAACCAATAATATCGAACGTACCTTTATCCAGGAACTACATAATAATGGACTTATTGAAATCATTATCCAAGAAGAACAGGAGTTTCTGGAAGAAGAACAGGTCCTGCACGTAGAACGTTTCTCCACTTGGCACTATGAACTCGAACTCAATGTTCAGGGCATAGAAGTGGTCAACAACCTGATTGATAAAATTGAAGAACTGCAGCGAGAATTGCGCCTTCTTAAACTGGAAAAATAA
- a CDS encoding DnaJ C-terminal domain-containing protein — translation MAFVDYYSVLGLDKSASQDDIKKAYRKLARKYHPDLNPNDESAKKRFQEINEANEVLTDPEKRKKYDQYGENWKHGEEYEKAQQEYARSRGSRGSSAGAGQNPFEGFDFNNYNGNYDTGEYSDFFEDLFGSRFGGGRSSGKRGSYRGQDYETTVDLTLLQASQTHKQTFTVNGKNIRITVPAGVEDGQKIKLKGQGGDGVNGGPKGDLFITFSIRPDSRFIRKVNDLYTNIEVDLPTALLGGETIVDTLTGKINVKIKEGTQNGGKIRLKGKGFPVYKKDGDFGDLYAEIQVKLPTDLTEEQKKIVEQLADSLKK, via the coding sequence ATGGCGTTTGTAGACTATTACAGTGTATTAGGTTTGGATAAATCCGCAAGTCAAGATGATATCAAGAAGGCTTATCGAAAGCTGGCTCGAAAGTACCATCCTGACTTAAATCCAAATGACGAAAGTGCAAAGAAAAGATTCCAGGAAATAAACGAGGCCAACGAGGTTCTGACCGATCCAGAGAAGAGAAAAAAATACGACCAATATGGTGAAAACTGGAAACATGGCGAGGAATATGAAAAAGCCCAACAAGAGTATGCCCGTTCTAGAGGATCCCGAGGAAGCTCTGCAGGAGCTGGCCAAAATCCTTTCGAAGGCTTTGACTTCAATAATTACAATGGCAATTATGATACTGGCGAATATTCTGATTTCTTCGAAGATCTATTTGGTTCTAGATTTGGTGGTGGCAGGTCTTCGGGAAAACGGGGCAGCTACCGTGGACAGGACTATGAAACTACGGTCGATCTAACCCTGCTCCAAGCCTCTCAAACCCACAAACAGACCTTTACGGTCAACGGCAAGAACATCCGTATCACGGTCCCTGCCGGAGTGGAAGATGGACAGAAAATTAAACTTAAAGGTCAAGGTGGCGACGGTGTCAATGGTGGACCTAAAGGAGACCTGTTCATCACTTTCTCCATCAGACCTGATTCAAGGTTCATTCGAAAAGTAAACGACCTCTATACGAACATTGAAGTCGACCTCCCAACTGCATTGTTAGGTGGCGAGACAATTGTCGATACATTAACCGGAAAAATCAACGTTAAGATTAAAGAAGGAACCCAGAACGGAGGTAAGATCCGACTTAAGGGTAAAGGATTCCCTGTCTATAAAAAAGATGGCGACTTTGGCGACCTATATGCAGAAATCCAGGTGAAATTGCCGACCGACCTCACTGAGGAGCAAAAGAAAATAGTAGAACAATTAGCGGATTCATTAAAGAAATAA
- a CDS encoding ferritin, producing the protein MDTNRLSKAMETSLIKQMTKENQASQIYLALGCWADTKGYGGVANFLFRHAQEERNHMIKIMMYILERGGTPKVEAVAEHTKLPKSMSECFNMVFQHEVDNTNAIYGLVNQSMEEKDWATWNFAQWFVKEQTEEEKLALSLIDKLKIAGGDRATDESLFELDKYLGNAPDDVPLARESTADNPE; encoded by the coding sequence ATGGATACCAATAGACTTTCAAAAGCGATGGAAACATCGTTGATTAAACAAATGACAAAAGAAAACCAAGCTTCCCAGATCTATTTGGCTTTGGGATGTTGGGCAGATACGAAAGGTTATGGCGGTGTTGCAAATTTCTTGTTTCGCCATGCTCAGGAAGAACGAAACCACATGATCAAAATCATGATGTATATTCTTGAAAGAGGGGGGACTCCAAAAGTTGAAGCCGTAGCCGAGCATACCAAACTGCCTAAATCCATGTCGGAATGTTTCAATATGGTTTTTCAGCATGAGGTAGATAATACCAATGCAATCTATGGATTGGTTAACCAGTCGATGGAGGAAAAGGATTGGGCGACATGGAACTTTGCGCAGTGGTTTGTAAAAGAGCAGACGGAAGAAGAGAAATTAGCATTATCGCTGATCGATAAATTGAAGATTGCCGGTGGAGATCGTGCTACTGACGAATCGCTGTTTGAATTGGATAAATATTTGGGAAATGCTCCTGATGATGTGCCATTGGCTAGAGAATCGACAGCAGATAATCCGGAATAA
- a CDS encoding GntR family transcriptional regulator, which produces MQFQSDKPIYLQIIDIVMEKILKDEWQVGEKILSVRDFASSVEVNPNTVMRAYDKLQQDEIIFNKRGLGLFVAENAIQIILKEKKENFIQVEAPKFFQTAKLLKITEEELIELYKSN; this is translated from the coding sequence ATGCAGTTTCAATCAGATAAACCCATATACCTGCAGATCATCGACATCGTCATGGAGAAAATCCTTAAAGATGAATGGCAGGTCGGAGAGAAGATCCTCTCTGTCCGGGACTTTGCCTCCTCTGTGGAAGTAAACCCCAATACCGTCATGAGAGCATATGACAAGCTCCAGCAAGATGAAATTATTTTCAATAAAAGAGGACTTGGCCTATTTGTAGCTGAAAATGCCATTCAGATCATCCTCAAGGAAAAGAAGGAAAATTTCATCCAGGTAGAAGCTCCCAAATTCTTCCAGACTGCGAAACTGTTGAAGATTACGGAAGAAGAATTAATCGAACTCTATAAATCGAACTAA